In one Thermaerobacter sp. PB12/4term genomic region, the following are encoded:
- a CDS encoding TIGR04086 family membrane protein: MQGADARERFRTPSPFHARAVLVGAAVSLVLVVLASGVLALAVYFTALNEYQLNAFLYYLGMLATAAGGLVAARAADHKGWLHGGAAGLLYVLVGSALGHWLFPAEATPLAQLGPRMLLGFILGAIGGAVGMLL; this comes from the coding sequence GTGCAGGGAGCCGACGCCCGGGAGCGTTTCCGCACCCCGTCGCCGTTCCACGCCCGCGCCGTGCTGGTGGGCGCGGCCGTGTCCCTGGTGCTTGTGGTCCTGGCGTCGGGGGTGCTGGCCCTGGCGGTGTACTTCACGGCGCTCAACGAGTACCAGCTCAACGCCTTTCTTTACTATCTCGGCATGCTGGCTACCGCTGCCGGCGGGCTGGTGGCGGCCCGCGCCGCCGACCACAAGGGTTGGCTGCACGGCGGAGCCGCCGGCCTGCTTTACGTGCTGGTCGGCAGCGCCCTGGGCCACTGGCTCTTTCCCGCGGAAGCCACGCCGCTGGCCCAACTGGGTCCCCGCATGTTACTGGGGTTCATCCTCGGTGCCATCGGCGG
- the surE gene encoding 5'/3'-nucleotidase SurE: MRVLLVNDDGVYSQGIQTLRATLEERTGWEVYVVAPDRQRSASGHAITLHKPLYLDPVEIPGARSPVYAVSGTPADCTKIGLLAVLPGPCDLVISGINRGGNLGFDVLYSGTVSAAIEGVIMGVPAIAVSLAAWEDPDYGPAAEFTARLAELVAREGLPPGVLLNVNVPPLPAERMAGVALTVLSRRMYRDRFEKRLDPRGRPYYWLAGEPVQEPPSVETDVGAVRAGYISVTALHLQLSDRQTMARLEAWRPQLEAGLGTAGGLGAAGRAQVRPEA, translated from the coding sequence TTGCGCGTTCTACTGGTCAACGACGACGGGGTGTACAGCCAGGGGATCCAGACGCTGCGGGCCACGCTGGAGGAGCGGACGGGCTGGGAGGTCTACGTGGTGGCCCCCGATCGCCAGCGCAGCGCCTCCGGCCATGCCATCACCCTGCACAAGCCCCTGTACCTGGACCCCGTGGAGATCCCCGGCGCCCGCTCGCCGGTCTACGCGGTGAGCGGCACGCCGGCCGACTGCACCAAGATCGGGCTGCTGGCGGTTCTGCCGGGCCCGTGCGACCTGGTGATCTCCGGCATCAACCGCGGAGGGAACCTGGGCTTCGACGTGCTGTACTCGGGCACCGTGTCGGCGGCCATCGAAGGCGTCATCATGGGCGTCCCGGCCATTGCCGTCAGCCTTGCGGCCTGGGAAGACCCCGACTACGGGCCTGCGGCCGAGTTCACGGCCCGCCTGGCCGAGCTGGTGGCACGGGAAGGACTCCCGCCGGGTGTCCTGCTGAACGTCAACGTCCCGCCCCTGCCGGCGGAGCGGATGGCGGGCGTGGCCCTGACGGTGCTCAGCCGGCGGATGTACCGGGACCGTTTCGAAAAGCGCCTGGATCCCCGCGGCCGCCCGTATTACTGGCTGGCCGGGGAGCCGGTGCAGGAACCGCCTTCGGTGGAAACGGACGTGGGGGCCGTCCGGGCGGGTTACATCTCCGTCACCGCCCTCCACCTGCAGCTGTCGGACCGTCAGACCATGGCGCGGCTGGAGGCCTGGCGGCCGCAACTGGAGGCCGGCCTGGGTACCGCGGGGGGTCTGGGTGCCGCAGGCCGGGCCCAGGTCCGGCCCGAAGCCTGA
- a CDS encoding ATP-dependent DNA helicase — protein MDGTSPAPGLEEESCPAGDTCAAESAQPVSGTHQVGIAEALPVTRAAGAPAGGPEAGPGPEAAAGPGTRVDQPPGTPPPEEEPEGPAGPDASPSAPGSPPSGGSPSLAALVEAAFRPGGLLERLVPGYQYRPGQVEMALEVAAALEEGRHLAVEAATGIGKSLAYLIPAALWAHRHRTRVVIATHTVALQDQLRARDLPVVERLVPVPAAVLKGFGQYACRLQAAAVLDELAAGRPALWAAAGGRGTPDEREVGSAGPGTAAGGAAPDPEVPDPGTAPEPLAATAPADEPARALAHWLESTANGELSELAHPALSRLAPRLGVDAGSCLGAACPAARSCFPLLARENAQKASLIVTNHALLLADWAAGGRLLPACDALILDEAHHLEDVAAQQLGCRLNPAELLRALGAAAPSRRPPAGFAPAGTGAGRPRPEAAGGPFSADQAGPAAGGQGVPPSTSGGHDLPAQVARARAALEGLATALEAATATAGGGAARLPQGWTEGQGSPLHRQLARALAEAAETLPALAEALDRQPPPVEERAYLAFRRLRQRVQEAVAAVARLQAADGLCAWVEAHPAGPQLSAAPVVAAADLEPLFASVPAVLASATLPRDDHWLRRLGIAGARRRFIPSPFDFPRQALLAVVTDAPRPPSHRDEVYAGELARQLLPLIAAIPGGVLVLFTARWALEAVGEQLRPALRALGRRPALQDRDGPRSRLVAALAGGRVDVLMGVDSLWEGIDVPGRRLEGVILTRLPFDPPGDPLTAARCDAIAAAGGSAFFQYQLPRAAVRLKQGFGRLIRGPADRGVVVVLDPRLAPGSSRYATLLLDSLPPAARWVGPASEAVQVVGRWFTRAGRAGDGDHGTG, from the coding sequence TTGGACGGCACCAGCCCGGCTCCGGGCCTTGAGGAGGAATCCTGCCCGGCGGGTGACACCTGCGCGGCGGAGAGCGCGCAACCAGTCAGCGGCACACACCAGGTGGGGATCGCCGAGGCCCTCCCCGTCACCCGCGCGGCGGGAGCGCCGGCGGGTGGGCCGGAAGCTGGCCCGGGCCCGGAGGCGGCAGCAGGGCCCGGAACCCGGGTCGATCAGCCCCCGGGCACCCCTCCGCCGGAGGAGGAACCGGAGGGACCCGCAGGTCCGGACGCTTCTCCGTCCGCGCCGGGTTCACCCCCGTCCGGCGGGTCCCCGTCCCTGGCCGCCCTGGTGGAGGCGGCCTTCCGCCCCGGTGGCCTGCTGGAGCGGCTGGTACCGGGGTACCAGTACCGCCCTGGCCAGGTCGAGATGGCGCTGGAGGTGGCCGCCGCCCTGGAGGAGGGACGCCACCTGGCGGTGGAGGCGGCGACGGGCATCGGCAAGAGCCTGGCCTACCTGATCCCCGCCGCCCTCTGGGCCCACCGCCACCGCACCCGGGTGGTGATCGCCACCCATACCGTGGCCCTTCAGGACCAGCTGCGGGCGCGCGACCTGCCGGTGGTGGAGCGGCTGGTGCCCGTTCCGGCGGCCGTGCTCAAGGGCTTTGGCCAGTATGCCTGCCGCCTGCAGGCCGCGGCGGTTCTGGACGAACTGGCCGCCGGCCGCCCGGCGCTGTGGGCCGCGGCCGGGGGACGCGGTACCCCGGACGAGAGGGAGGTGGGCAGCGCCGGGCCAGGAACGGCGGCTGGCGGCGCGGCGCCGGACCCCGAGGTCCCCGACCCGGGCACCGCTCCCGAGCCCCTCGCGGCGACCGCCCCCGCGGACGAACCCGCCCGCGCCCTGGCCCACTGGCTTGAGTCCACCGCCAACGGCGAGCTGTCCGAACTGGCCCATCCCGCCCTGAGCCGCCTGGCCCCGCGCCTCGGCGTGGACGCCGGCTCCTGCCTGGGTGCAGCCTGCCCGGCGGCCCGAAGCTGCTTTCCCCTGCTGGCCCGGGAGAACGCGCAGAAGGCCTCCCTCATCGTCACCAACCATGCCCTGCTCCTGGCCGACTGGGCGGCCGGGGGCCGGCTCCTCCCGGCTTGCGACGCCCTGATCCTGGATGAAGCCCACCACCTGGAGGACGTGGCCGCCCAGCAGCTGGGCTGCCGGCTGAATCCCGCCGAGCTGCTCCGCGCTCTGGGGGCCGCGGCCCCGTCCCGGCGTCCTCCGGCGGGCTTCGCTCCAGCGGGCACCGGGGCCGGGAGGCCGCGGCCGGAGGCGGCCGGCGGCCCGTTCTCCGCGGACCAGGCCGGTCCGGCCGCGGGTGGCCAGGGCGTCCCGCCCTCCACCAGCGGCGGCCACGACCTTCCCGCACAGGTTGCCCGCGCCCGTGCCGCGCTGGAGGGGCTGGCCACGGCGCTGGAGGCGGCGACAGCCACCGCCGGTGGCGGTGCGGCCCGGCTGCCGCAGGGTTGGACGGAGGGGCAGGGCTCGCCCCTTCACCGGCAGCTGGCCCGGGCCCTGGCGGAGGCGGCGGAGACCCTGCCCGCCCTGGCCGAAGCCCTGGACCGCCAGCCCCCGCCCGTGGAAGAGCGGGCCTATCTGGCCTTCCGGCGCCTGCGGCAGCGGGTTCAGGAGGCCGTGGCGGCCGTGGCGCGGCTGCAGGCGGCGGACGGGCTGTGCGCCTGGGTGGAAGCCCATCCCGCCGGCCCCCAGTTGAGCGCAGCCCCTGTGGTGGCTGCCGCGGATCTGGAGCCCCTGTTTGCCAGCGTCCCGGCGGTGCTGGCCTCGGCCACCCTGCCCCGGGACGACCACTGGCTCCGGCGCCTGGGCATCGCGGGGGCCCGCCGCCGGTTCATCCCATCGCCCTTCGACTTCCCCCGGCAGGCGCTGCTGGCGGTGGTGACCGACGCGCCGCGCCCGCCCAGCCATCGCGACGAAGTCTACGCCGGGGAGCTGGCCCGCCAGCTGCTGCCCCTGATTGCCGCCATCCCCGGCGGCGTGCTGGTGCTGTTCACGGCCCGCTGGGCTCTCGAAGCCGTAGGGGAGCAGCTGCGGCCGGCCCTCCGCGCCCTGGGCCGGCGGCCCGCGCTGCAAGACCGCGACGGGCCCCGGAGCCGGCTGGTGGCGGCCCTGGCCGGCGGCCGGGTGGACGTGCTGATGGGGGTCGACAGCCTCTGGGAGGGAATCGACGTCCCCGGCCGGCGGCTGGAGGGGGTGATCCTCACCCGCCTGCCTTTCGACCCACCGGGAGACCCCCTGACGGCAGCCCGCTGCGACGCCATCGCCGCCGCCGGGGGCTCGGCCTTCTTCCAGTATCAGCTGCCGCGCGCGGCCGTCAGATTAAAGCAGGGCTTTGGACGCTTGATCCGCGGCCCGGCGGACCGGGGCGTGGTGGTGGTCCTGGACCCGCGCCTGGCGCCGGGTTCCTCCCGGTACGCGACCCTGCTGCTGGACAGCCTGCCTCCGGCCGCTCGCTGGGTCGGGCCGGCGTCCGAGGCCGTCCAGGTGGTGGGCCGCTGGTTCACCCGGGCGGGGCGGGCGGGTGACGGCGACCACGGCACGGGTTGA
- a CDS encoding histidine phosphatase family protein, with amino-acid sequence MGITLYLIRHGETDWNRAGVYQGQKDTALSPRGRQQARALGRRFAHHPLDLVLASDLKRAVETARAVAGSRRPPVPLETDPRLREMNFGAWEGLAAAEIRARYADDYAAYQADPFEGRPTGGETFRELGERAWAAVDERLRRPGLRRLAVVAHGGTVKALLCRLLELPPAMRTRMLIDNTGVTAVELREGRPPLLRYLNDTCHLRRPGSLRPEEA; translated from the coding sequence ATGGGCATCACCCTCTACCTGATCCGCCATGGTGAAACGGACTGGAACCGGGCCGGCGTCTACCAGGGCCAGAAGGACACCGCCCTCTCCCCGCGGGGGCGCCAGCAGGCCCGCGCCCTGGGGCGGCGCTTCGCCCACCACCCCCTGGACCTGGTGCTGGCCAGCGACCTGAAACGGGCGGTCGAAACCGCCCGGGCCGTGGCCGGCAGCCGCCGGCCGCCCGTTCCTCTGGAGACGGACCCGCGGCTGCGGGAGATGAACTTCGGCGCCTGGGAAGGGCTGGCGGCGGCCGAGATCCGCGCCCGTTACGCCGACGACTATGCCGCGTATCAGGCCGATCCCTTCGAAGGGCGTCCCACCGGTGGCGAAACCTTCCGGGAGCTGGGCGAGCGGGCCTGGGCCGCCGTGGACGAGCGTCTCCGGCGCCCTGGCCTCCGGCGGCTGGCCGTGGTAGCCCACGGGGGTACCGTCAAGGCGCTGCTCTGCCGCCTGCTGGAGCTGCCACCGGCCATGCGGACGCGGATGCTGATCGACAACACCGGCGTGACGGCGGTCGAGCTGCGGGAGGGACGGCCCCCCCTGCTGCGGTATCTCAACGATACCTGTCACCTGCGCCGCCCCGGCTCCTTGCGGCCGGAAGAAGCCTAG
- a CDS encoding D-2-hydroxyacid dehydrogenase, producing MTLEILCTVPLTPAQAQRLAAEVPDARLRLLAGRVPPEELDRAFAVASVAFLFGRELTPGRLAAARNLRWIQCAYAGVDAMLAAVPQLRDHPVILTNARGMHAATIADHVFMFMLAWARNLPGYLDQQRRTQWRRLPTRELAGETLAVVGLGAIGREVARRARAFGMRVLACRRNPEPEEGIELVVGPGEIRRILEPAQWVVVSAALTAETRHLIGRDELAAMRPDAFLINIARGAVVDEEALVEALRERRIGGAGLDVFAEEPLPPHHPLWGLDNVLITPHNAGAMRDYTGAALELFLDNLRRFRQGRPLRNVVDKARGY from the coding sequence GTGACCCTGGAAATTCTATGTACCGTGCCCCTGACCCCCGCCCAGGCCCAGCGGCTGGCCGCAGAGGTCCCCGATGCCCGGCTCCGCCTCCTCGCCGGCCGGGTTCCTCCGGAAGAGCTCGACCGGGCTTTTGCCGTAGCCAGCGTTGCGTTCCTCTTCGGGCGGGAGCTGACGCCGGGACGGCTGGCAGCGGCGCGCAACCTGCGCTGGATCCAGTGTGCCTACGCGGGGGTCGACGCCATGCTGGCGGCCGTGCCCCAGCTGCGGGACCACCCGGTGATCCTGACCAACGCCCGGGGGATGCATGCCGCCACCATCGCCGACCACGTCTTCATGTTCATGCTGGCGTGGGCCCGGAACCTGCCCGGCTACCTGGACCAGCAGCGCCGGACCCAGTGGCGCCGCCTGCCTACCCGGGAGCTGGCGGGCGAGACCCTGGCCGTGGTCGGCCTGGGAGCCATCGGCCGGGAGGTGGCCCGCCGCGCCAGGGCCTTTGGCATGCGCGTGCTGGCCTGCCGCCGCAACCCCGAGCCCGAGGAAGGCATCGAGCTGGTGGTGGGACCGGGCGAGATCCGGCGCATCCTGGAGCCGGCCCAGTGGGTGGTCGTCAGCGCGGCGCTGACGGCCGAGACCCGCCACCTGATCGGCCGGGACGAACTGGCCGCCATGCGGCCCGATGCGTTCCTCATCAACATCGCCCGGGGCGCCGTGGTAGACGAGGAGGCCCTGGTGGAGGCGCTGCGGGAGCGGCGGATCGGAGGGGCCGGCCTGGACGTCTTCGCCGAGGAGCCGCTGCCGCCCCATCACCCGCTCTGGGGGCTGGACAACGTCCTCATCACCCCCCACAACGCCGGCGCCATGCGGGATTACACCGGGGCGGCGCTGGAGCTCTTCCTCGACAACCTGCGGCGGTTTCGCCAGGGCCGGCCCCTGCGCAACGTGGTCGACAAGGCCCGCGGCTACTGA
- a CDS encoding amidohydrolase, with product MPSRVLIEGGWVFAGEGSGPFDIIGDGVVAVEGERIVYVGPASGLDPSWQPTRRIDARGKIILPGLVNAHTHHAMSLLRGYADDVPLMPWLEEHIWPAEAHLTGDDVYWGTLLAIAESLLAGVTTFADMYFFMDRVAQAVLETGVRAHLSRGLIGVAPGADRALEEGKALVSGFHGAGDGRIRCALAPHAPYTCPPPYVARVLEAAAALGCPIHTHLAETRAEIEQIRAQYGKSPIRHFAELGVFQHETLAAHCVHLDAADIALLAEHRVGVAHNPISNCKLASGIAPVPELLAAGVTVGLASDGAASTNHLDLFEEMRLAANLQKVSRYDATALPAWQVLRMATVGGARALGFDRLGCLAPGYLADIVILDLRAPHLWPRHDLTSLVVYSAKAADVDTVLVHGKVLVDGGELLTIDLERVEHETQQRAERLARLGRAARTGPAGRNPSTPAGESAGPSPRGRSAQ from the coding sequence ATGCCGTCACGGGTGCTGATCGAGGGCGGCTGGGTGTTCGCGGGCGAGGGTAGCGGGCCCTTCGACATTATCGGTGACGGGGTCGTGGCCGTGGAGGGCGAGCGCATCGTCTACGTGGGACCGGCCTCGGGCCTGGATCCCAGCTGGCAGCCGACCCGGCGCATCGACGCGCGGGGGAAGATCATCCTGCCGGGCCTGGTCAACGCCCACACCCACCACGCCATGTCCCTGTTGAGGGGGTACGCCGACGACGTGCCCCTGATGCCCTGGCTAGAGGAACACATCTGGCCGGCCGAAGCGCACCTGACTGGTGACGACGTCTACTGGGGCACCCTGCTGGCCATCGCCGAATCCCTGCTGGCCGGTGTCACCACCTTTGCCGACATGTATTTTTTCATGGACCGGGTGGCCCAGGCCGTGCTGGAGACGGGGGTGCGGGCCCACCTCTCCCGTGGCCTGATCGGCGTCGCGCCGGGGGCGGACCGGGCACTGGAGGAAGGCAAGGCGCTGGTCAGCGGCTTCCATGGCGCGGGGGACGGCCGCATCCGCTGCGCCCTGGCGCCCCATGCGCCCTACACCTGCCCACCGCCCTACGTGGCGCGGGTGCTGGAGGCAGCGGCTGCCCTGGGCTGCCCGATCCACACCCACCTGGCCGAGACCCGGGCGGAGATCGAGCAGATCCGCGCCCAGTACGGCAAGAGCCCGATCCGGCACTTCGCCGAGCTGGGCGTGTTCCAGCACGAGACCCTGGCGGCCCACTGCGTCCACCTGGACGCCGCCGACATCGCCCTGCTGGCGGAACACCGGGTGGGCGTCGCCCACAACCCCATCTCCAACTGCAAGCTGGCCAGCGGCATCGCCCCGGTGCCGGAGCTGCTGGCGGCGGGGGTGACGGTGGGCCTGGCCTCCGACGGAGCAGCCAGCACCAACCACCTGGACCTGTTCGAAGAGATGCGCCTGGCCGCCAACCTGCAAAAGGTGAGCCGCTACGACGCCACGGCCCTGCCGGCCTGGCAGGTACTGCGCATGGCCACCGTGGGCGGCGCCCGGGCGCTGGGCTTCGATCGCCTGGGCTGCCTGGCGCCGGGTTACCTGGCCGACATCGTGATTCTCGACCTGCGGGCGCCCCACCTGTGGCCGCGGCACGATCTGACCAGCCTGGTGGTGTACTCGGCCAAGGCTGCCGACGTGGACACGGTGCTGGTCCACGGCAAGGTGCTGGTGGACGGCGGCGAGCTGCTCACCATCGACCTGGAACGGGTGGAACACGAGACCCAGCAGCGGGCCGAGCGGCTGGCCCGCCTCGGTCGGGCCGCCCGGACAGGTCCTGCCGGCCGGAACCCGTCCACGCCAGCCGGGGAGTCCGCCGGCCCGTCCCCCCGGGGCAGATCGGCTCAGTAG